A stretch of DNA from Micromonospora sp. NBC_01813:
GACCATCGGCGTCGCCCCGGTGGCGGCGCAGCCCGGTTCGGGTCGAGCTATCTGCTGCTGACCGACGCCACACTGGCCCGGTGCACGTTCTGCTACCCCGACAGCGTCTTCGCGCCGACGTCGTTCGGCGTCGCCGCCACCTGCGACCTGACCGACCTGGCCGACGCAGACACCCCCGCCGATCCACTCGACCACTACGTCGAGGCACACGTGCACGGGCCGGTCCGGCTCGACCGCGACGTCACCGCGCTGGTGCTCGACGCGTCCTACCGGGGCAGCCCGGTCGAGACCGCCAGCCGGCGGCTGCCCTGCCCGGTGCGGTGGCATCCGGGCTTCCGACTCGACGTGGCCGACCTGCGCCGCAACGCTGCCTACCGGGGCCCCCGCTACGCCGAACTCGGTGCCCGCATCGCCGTCCACGGCCGGCTCACCCCACGGATCATCGGCGACGCCGCCCGGACCGGCCGGCACGACCCGCAGGACCTCAAACGCGTCTGGCACTACCTGGCACGGTTCGGCCCACCGGCGTCGGACAGCAACTCAGCGAGGTCGGCAGGCCTGCACGAGCACCCGACGCGAGTGCGCCACGAAGACTCCGTCCGCGGCGATCCGCCGGTGCAGCGCCGCCAACCGGTCCCGGAACCGTTCGACGGTGAACCCGGGCACCGTCCAGACCACCTTGCGCAAGAACACGACCACCGCGGCGATGTCGAAGAACTCCATCCGTAGCGTGGCGGACCGCAGGTCGACGACCCGCAGCCCGGCGTCGGTCGCCGCCGCACGGATCCACTCTGGTCGCTGATCGTCGCGAACCGGCTGCGGACCGGTCAGGAAGTCCCGCAGCTCACCCACCGAATCCGGGCCGATCTGCTGAGACAGGTACGTGCCGCCGGGCGCCAGCACCCGCGCCACCTCCGGCCAGCGCACCACGGTCGGATGCCGGCTGGTCACCAGGTCGAAACAGTCGTCGACGAACGGCAGGTCGGCGTCCTCGGCGCTACGGAGCACCCGGCCGCCGAGCGGGGCGAGTCGGCGAGCCGCCAGCGCCGCGTTCGGCGGCCAGCCCTCGGTCGCCACCAGCAACGGCGGCGCTGACGCGATACCGGCCAGCACCTCGCCGCCGCCGGTCTGCAGATCCACCGCCCGCCGCGCGCCGGCCATCTGACGGCCCAGCAGGTCCGCGTATCCCCAGGGTGGCCGCTGCTCGGTGGCCCGGCCGGTGAACCAGGAGAAGTCCCAACCCTCCACCGGTACGGCCGACCCCTCGGCGATCAGCTCGTCGAACGTCCTCATCGACATTGCGTGATCCTGCGTCTGTCCGCCACGGCTCGGCAACCGACTTACCGGCCGTGGCGGTGGCGCGAGCCGTCAGCTCCCGGTCGGCGGACTGCTCATCGCTACCGCGAGGACGTCATGCGTGCTCTTCCAGATATGCCCGCACCTTGTCCAACAGGGCTGGATTCTCCTCGACCGCCCACGTCACCAGGTTGCAGCGGTGACAGAGCAACCGCCGGACGACGCCGCTGCGGTGGTTGCGGTCCACGGCCAGGCGCCGCGGTGCCCCACCCCGTCCACGTGCGGTCTCCTGCTGACCGCAGATCGCGCACCGCCCCTGCTGCTCGACCAGCATCTGCTCGTACTGCGCGGACGTGAGGTCGTACTTCTCGCGCAGGACCTGCGCGTGCGAGACGCGGTCGCCGTCCTTGACCGCGTAGCGCGCGCGCTTGTGCGTCTGGATGCAGGCCTTGCACGGCCGGCGGGGCAACGTCGAGTGCAGCTGGTCGTAGAAGGCGTTGCGCGGCTTCGTCTCCCCGCACTTTCGGCAGAGCACCTGGTCGTCACCCACCACTACACCATACAGCTAGTGTGGTGTAGTCACATAACTGTCATTATGGTGTTCGGCCTTGGGCGGGTCGCCCAGTCCGAATATTTATCGGATTGCCTTTAACGGTAATCTGGTAATGGCTTCCTGCGGGGATTGCAGGAGGTCGCTGGCGCGCTGTGCCCGCCTCGTACCATCAGGGTCGTGATCACTCGGCTGGCGTGGGTTTCCGCTCGGGATGCTCGTGGACACGACGAGGACGAACCTCTGGCCGTGCCCGCGCTGCAGCGCGCCGGAATCGCCGTCGATGTGGTCGTGTGGGACGACCCCGCGGTGCGGTGGGCCGACTACGACCGGGCCGTTCTGCGTTCGACCTGGGACTACCCACAGCGGCTCGGACAGTTCCTGACCTGGCTGGAGACCGTGGAACAGGTGACGGATCTCCGCAACCCGTCACCGATGCTGCGGTGGAACCTGGACAAGCGCTACCTCGCCGACCTCGACCGGGCCGGCGTACCCGTCACGGAAACCACGTTCGTGGAGCCAGGACACCGTCCACACTTTCCCGCCGGGAACTTCGTGGTGAAGCCGGCGGTCGGCGCGGGAAGCCGCGGCGTTGCCTCGTACGGGCCGACCCAGCACGACGTGGCGCGCGTGCACGTGCGGAGATTGCAGGAGGCCGGTGTCAGCGTGCTGATCCAGCCACTACTGAGCTCGGTGGCCATCGACGGGGAATGGCCCCTCGTCTTCTTCGCCGGCCGGTACAGCCACGCCGCCAACAAACGGGTGGTGCTGCCCCGCGCCGGCACGATCGACGACCTGTTCGCGGCTGAGACCAACGCGCCGCATGTCGCCGACGCCGAGCAGATCGCAGTCGCCCAGCAGGCCATCGACGTCGTGACGGTCCGGTTCGGTGTTCCGCTCTACGCCCGTGTCGATCTCGTACGCGACGACGAGGGTCTGCCACGCGTCCTGGAGTTGGAACTGGTGGAGCCCTCCCTGTTCTTACCGCAGGCGTCGCCGGACGCTCTCGGACACTTCGTCGCTGCCCTGCGCGCCGGGTGACGCCGCACCAGGGCACGGCCGCTCCCACTACCCTCACTTCATGCCGTCGATCCGTACGCTCGCTCTGGCCACGCCGCGACGCGGAGCGGATCTCCTCGTCTTCGAAGGCCACGACCCGACAAACGGCCAGCCCTTCTACCGCCCGCTGGGCGGGGGCATCGAATTCGGCGAGACCGCCGAGACTGCCGTACGTCGCGAACTCCGTGAGGAGCTCGCCGTCGACCTTCTCGACGTACGGCAGCTCGCAGTGTTGGAGAACATCTTCCACGGGTCCGGCCACGCCGGCCACGAGATCGTCTTCGTCTTCGACTGTCGGCTCGGCGACCAGTCGCTCTACGACCGGGACCTGGTGGGCGAGATTCTCGATGACGCGGGCACGAGGGTGATGTGGCGACCGATGAGCAGCTTCGATGCTCAAGGTCCGCTGTATCCGGTCGGCCTCGCCGACCTTCTCCGCGCCGGCTGAGCAGCCTCTCGCTCGGATTGACCTCTTGACCTCAACCCTTCTTCAACTACGACGATCCCGGTATGACTACGCACGACGTCTGGCTCGCCGAACTGCAGCAGCGCTCCTTCGATCAGGCTGGTGCCGCAACGACATCGTCGCTCTCGGAAGAGAACCGGATGACCGGAGCTCAACTGGCAGGTCTGCTCCGGCCGGGCGTATACGGCGTGTTGGCCACCACGAGGGCTGATGGCCGTCCACACGCCGCCCCGACCAGCCTGGTCCTGTACGAGCGGGCCGCCTGGTTTCCGACGGTCACCGGCGCGGTTCGCCTGGCCAACCTCGCCGTGCACCCGTGGACGTCACTGGTCGTCATGCAGGGCGGCGGTTCGGACCACGCGATGGTGATGCTGGAAGGGCCCGCCGAGGTCGTGGACCCGGCGGCGGACGACGGGGCCGGCGCTGCGCAGCAGTACGGCCGGACGTTGCCCTGGGCCACGACCTGGATTCGGATGACGCCGCGGAAGATCTTCAGCTACGCCGCCGACAGCGCCCGGCGGTGACCTCGGGGCATGCGAGGCGTTGCTGCCCCTGGGTCAGGCGGACCTCGGCCAGCAGCCGGTCGGTGGCGGGCTGCGCGATACCGAGGACCAACCATCACCTACCCGCGGTCTGATCACCAGGGAGATCCCGTACCACGCGCGCCGGGTTTCCGGTGGCCAGCACCCCCGCCGGCAGATCCCGGATCACGACCGAACCCGCACCAACCACGGTGTTCGTGCCGATCTCGACCCCCGGCAGCACGATCACCCCGCTGCCCAGCCACGCGTTGTCACCGATCCTGATCGGTTCGGCGGACTCCCACTTGTCCCGGCGGGCATCCGCCGGCAACGGATGCATCGGCGTCAACAACTGCACATTGCTGCCGATCTGCACATCATCCCCGATGGTGATCGCGGCCACGTCCAACGCCACCAGGCCGAAGTTGACGAACGTCCGGGAGCCGATGCTGATGTGGCGGCCGTAGTCGACGCGCAGCGGAGGCCGGATATCGGTACCTTCGCCGACATCGGCGAGCAGCTCGACGAGCAGGGCCCGGCGCCGCTCGCCGTCGCGCGCCGAGGTCCGGTTGTACGCCTCGGTCAGATCCATCGCCCGCAGAGAGAGTTCGACCAGCTCCGGGTCGTCGGCACGGTACAGGTCACCGGCCGCCATCCGTACCAACATCGACCGCGTATCACCGCGAGAGTCCACCAGCCGACCGTACGCGGCGCAGACCGGTCACGACCGCGGAAGCGGCCACCTGCTCCGTCGGAAGATCGCGCACCTCGTCGGGCAGGCCCTGCACCGACCACTACACTTTCGCGGCGATGGACACCCCGCCGCTTCCGGCCCCCGACCACACGACCCGGCCCTGCGCACACTGCGGCACACCGGTGCCGCAGCGGGCCGCCGCCGGCCGGCCCTTCCGCTACTGCCGGGACAACGACGGCGCCTGCCAGCGGGCGTCGCGCGCCAACCGGATGCGCCGACGCGACGCACCCGGTCTCGCCGGGCAGGTCGCCCGAAGCTGGGAACTCGTCGACCGGCTCGACCAGATGGTCGGCACCCTCGCTGAGACGCTGCACGCCGAACTCTCCCCCGCCGGCGTGGAACGCAGCATCGCCGAGGTCCGGGCCGAAGCCGCGACCACCCTCGCCGGCGCCCAGGCTGAACGCGACGAGGCCCGCCAGGCCGCCGACACCGCCACGGACGCCGCCGCCCGCGCCCACCAGGCTGCTTCGGCGGCCGCCGCCGAGGCAGCGGCCGCCGAGGCACGGGCGGACGCCGCTGCCTCGGCCGCATCGGCAGCCCGACGTCAGGCCGACGCGGCGCAGGCCGGACAGGTCGCCGCCGACCAGCGCGCCGGCACCGCCGACGCGCTGCGGCAGCAGGCCGAAACGGATCGCGACACCGCCCGCGCCGAACTGGAGACAGCGCGAACGCGACGCGACGAGGACCGCCGGACGATCGACGATCTGACCCGCGACATCGCCGCCGCCCGGGTAGCCGTCACCGATGCCACCTCCGCCGCGAAGGCCGCCGACGCGGTACGTGAACAGGCCGAGCAACAGCGGCGCCTCGCACAGACCCGGGCCGACCAGGCGGCCGCCGACGCCGACGCCGCACACGGCCAGGCCGACGCGCTCCGCGACGAACTGCAGCGCATCAGGGCCGACGCCGAGCAGTCGCAGCGGTACGCCGAGGCGGCCCAGCGCGACGCCGACACCGCCCGCGCCGACACCGTCCAGGCCCGGGCGGACGCCGACGCGGCGACCCGGCGGGCCGACCAGTGCCAGGCCAGGATCGACGAACTGACCGCCGCGCTCGACACCGTCCGTGCCGAACGCGACGCCGCCCTGACCCGTACCGCCGAACTGTCCCGCCAGGTCGGCGACCTCGCCACCGCCGTCGCCGCGCTCAGCAGCGGCGCCGGCACGCACTACCCGCCCGGCTCGACCGCCCCGGCCCGACAGTGACCTACATCGCATCCGCCCGGTCACCGGTGTGCCAAACTTCGTTAACACGACGTTTCATCGAGACGACAGTGTCAGCACCGTCAGGTGCCACGGCATCAGCGGGCGTCGGCCGGATACGCTCGCATACGTCCAGCCCTGGCGCGCTGTCGCCGGGCAGCGCCAACCGAGCGCGGGAATCGACCACCCCGCACCCATCGTTACACCTGAAGACCAGCACCACGACCGAGGGGAAAGCCGATCATGGGCGAGCGCATGCTGCGCGGAAGCCGTCTGGGAGCAGTCAGCTACGAGTCCGACCGCAACACGGAGCTCGCGCCGCGCCAGACCCGCGAGTACCTCTGCGCCAAGGGCCACCAGTTCGAGGTCCCGTTCGCCGTCGACGCTGAGGTCCCGGTGACCTGGGAATGCAAGTTCGACGGCAGCGTCGCGCGGCTGGTCGACGGCAGCGAACCAGAGCAGAAGAAGGCGAAACCTCCGCGCACCCACTGGGACATGCTGCTGGAGCGGCGGTCCATCGCCGAACTTGAGGACATCCTCGCCGAGCGTCTGCAGGAGGTCCGCAACCGGCGCGGCGGAGTCTGAGCCTTTGGCGCCACCACCTGCGGGACCCTGCGCCCAATGGTGACGGCACGCCGACATCCCGAAAACGGACACAGGACCCTGACAGCCGCTCGGCTGTCAGGGTCCTGTCACGTCTGTGCCGACTCAGCGGGGGTCGACAATCTCCCCTTCGATCGCGGCACCGGCACCGGCACCGGCCCGTCCGGCGGCACCTGAGTCGGCCGGGCCGGGCGGATCCGCCGCCGGCGTCCGCCCGGAAGGTGGATACACGCGCACCCGTCGCGGCCCGAACACGTCGCCCGCCATCGACGACGGCATCCGACGCTCCGCCGCCACCTGAATGCGTCGCCGCACCACCCGGCGCACCGGCGGCACCGCCAACACCGTGCCGAACGCCCCGCTGACCAGGCCCGGCATCGCCAACAACAGCCCGGCGACCAACCCCAGCAGTCCGTCGCTGACCTGCTCGCCAGGAGGCTGCCCAGCCTGCGCCGCCGCCCGGAAACTACGCCAGGCACGCATCCCCTCACGGCGCAACAGCAGCATCCCGGCAAACGACGCCACCAACACCAGCAGCGACGCCCACCCGAAGCCGATCTGCTGCCCCAGCAGCACGAAGACGACGACCTCCAGCGCCAGCCCCGCCGCCAGCGCCAACGGGATCAACCGCACTCCCCGGCGCATGTCACCTCCCGCAAACGTGGCCTGGCCTCACACGTCCAAGTGTGACACGGCCCGCCGTCACGGCCAGCGCGCCACCGACGTGTCCCGCCGCCGACCGGTCAACCCGTCACGGCGGGCCCGAACCCCCCAGACGGTCACCCGCCACAGCGCCTCACGCACGATCGAGGCGTTCATCTTGCTGGCACCCTGCTCCCGCTCCGCGAACGTGATCGGGACCTCGACGATCCGGAAACCCTCGCGGTACGCCCGCCAGGTCAACTCCACCTGGAACGAGTATCCCTGCGACGACACGCTCGCGTAATCGATCTTGTCGAGGACGGCGAGCCGGTACACCCGGTACCCGCCGGTGGCATCGCGCACCGGCATCCCCAGCGCCAACCGGGTGTACAGATTGCCGCACTGTGACACCAGCCACCGGTGCCGCGGCCAGTTCAGCACCTCACCGCCGGA
This window harbors:
- a CDS encoding ATP-grasp domain-containing protein; this encodes MITRLAWVSARDARGHDEDEPLAVPALQRAGIAVDVVVWDDPAVRWADYDRAVLRSTWDYPQRLGQFLTWLETVEQVTDLRNPSPMLRWNLDKRYLADLDRAGVPVTETTFVEPGHRPHFPAGNFVVKPAVGAGSRGVASYGPTQHDVARVHVRRLQEAGVSVLIQPLLSSVAIDGEWPLVFFAGRYSHAANKRVVLPRAGTIDDLFAAETNAPHVADAEQIAVAQQAIDVVTVRFGVPLYARVDLVRDDEGLPRVLELELVEPSLFLPQASPDALGHFVAALRAG
- a CDS encoding endonuclease domain-containing protein, with product MGDDQVLCRKCGETKPRNAFYDQLHSTLPRRPCKACIQTHKRARYAVKDGDRVSHAQVLREKYDLTSAQYEQMLVEQQGRCAICGQQETARGRGGAPRRLAVDRNHRSGVVRRLLCHRCNLVTWAVEENPALLDKVRAYLEEHA
- a CDS encoding RNA polymerase-binding protein RbpA; the protein is MGERMLRGSRLGAVSYESDRNTELAPRQTREYLCAKGHQFEVPFAVDAEVPVTWECKFDGSVARLVDGSEPEQKKAKPPRTHWDMLLERRSIAELEDILAERLQEVRNRRGGV
- a CDS encoding FxsA family protein; its protein translation is MRRGVRLIPLALAAGLALEVVVFVLLGQQIGFGWASLLVLVASFAGMLLLRREGMRAWRSFRAAAQAGQPPGEQVSDGLLGLVAGLLLAMPGLVSGAFGTVLAVPPVRRVVRRRIQVAAERRMPSSMAGDVFGPRRVRVYPPSGRTPAADPPGPADSGAAGRAGAGAGAAIEGEIVDPR
- a CDS encoding class I SAM-dependent methyltransferase, encoding MRTFDELIAEGSAVPVEGWDFSWFTGRATEQRPPWGYADLLGRQMAGARRAVDLQTGGGEVLAGIASAPPLLVATEGWPPNAALAARRLAPLGGRVLRSAEDADLPFVDDCFDLVTSRHPTVVRWPEVARVLAPGGTYLSQQIGPDSVGELRDFLTGPQPVRDDQRPEWIRAAATDAGLRVVDLRSATLRMEFFDIAAVVVFLRKVVWTVPGFTVERFRDRLAALHRRIAADGVFVAHSRRVLVQACRPR
- a CDS encoding pyridoxamine 5'-phosphate oxidase family protein, whose protein sequence is MTTHDVWLAELQQRSFDQAGAATTSSLSEENRMTGAQLAGLLRPGVYGVLATTRADGRPHAAPTSLVLYERAAWFPTVTGAVRLANLAVHPWTSLVVMQGGGSDHAMVMLEGPAEVVDPAADDGAGAAQQYGRTLPWATTWIRMTPRKIFSYAADSARR
- a CDS encoding NUDIX hydrolase, which translates into the protein MPSIRTLALATPRRGADLLVFEGHDPTNGQPFYRPLGGGIEFGETAETAVRRELREELAVDLLDVRQLAVLENIFHGSGHAGHEIVFVFDCRLGDQSLYDRDLVGEILDDAGTRVMWRPMSSFDAQGPLYPVGLADLLRAG
- a CDS encoding sugar O-acetyltransferase codes for the protein MLVRMAAGDLYRADDPELVELSLRAMDLTEAYNRTSARDGERRRALLVELLADVGEGTDIRPPLRVDYGRHISIGSRTFVNFGLVALDVAAITIGDDVQIGSNVQLLTPMHPLPADARRDKWESAEPIRIGDNAWLGSGVIVLPGVEIGTNTVVGAGSVVIRDLPAGVLATGNPARVVRDLPGDQTAGR